The Muricauda sp. SCSIO 65647 genome includes a region encoding these proteins:
- a CDS encoding chorismate-binding protein codes for MLYQKSSFSYLLKKAAQQYGSGLPFVLYRKPRDKQIRAIFQKDAALNIVDDFQESGFVFAPFDTKKPTVLLKPDTLFSAIFSSNNYAGENIHNMANEDTSAKKKYLEAVNNGIAEIKKGALQKVVFSRQLEVSTRQLPFSIFERALQKYPSAFCYLFYHAKVGMWLGATPERLLVVEDDTVKTVSLAGTSAAPEPVWSDKEREEQQMVTDFIFSALNDITVSLTRSSVENVRAGKLWHLKTDIMGHLQEETPLKEIVLALHPTPAVCGLPRDKAKQVIEGTEHHDREYYTGYLGELNIIKNKTADLYVNLRCMQLKPDRATLYVGGGVTGASDPESEWQETQGKSQTMLGLL; via the coding sequence TTGCTTTACCAAAAAAGTAGTTTTTCATATCTGCTCAAGAAAGCAGCACAACAGTATGGGAGCGGATTGCCATTTGTGCTCTATCGAAAACCAAGGGATAAGCAGATAAGGGCAATTTTTCAGAAAGATGCTGCATTGAACATTGTCGATGATTTTCAGGAATCTGGATTCGTCTTTGCCCCTTTTGATACCAAAAAGCCAACTGTTCTACTGAAACCGGACACACTGTTTTCTGCAATTTTTTCTTCAAACAACTATGCTGGAGAGAATATTCACAATATGGCAAATGAAGATACATCGGCAAAAAAGAAATATCTCGAAGCGGTCAACAATGGTATTGCCGAAATCAAAAAAGGGGCACTTCAAAAAGTGGTCTTTTCGCGACAATTGGAAGTATCTACCCGACAATTGCCATTTTCAATTTTTGAAAGGGCATTGCAAAAGTACCCCTCAGCTTTTTGCTATCTGTTCTATCATGCCAAAGTAGGGATGTGGTTGGGGGCCACCCCAGAGCGGTTGCTCGTTGTTGAAGATGATACCGTGAAAACGGTATCGTTGGCCGGTACATCGGCAGCGCCTGAACCTGTTTGGAGTGATAAAGAGCGTGAAGAACAGCAAATGGTGACCGATTTTATCTTTTCAGCCCTAAATGATATTACCGTTTCATTGACCCGTTCAAGTGTCGAGAATGTTAGGGCGGGCAAGCTCTGGCATTTAAAGACCGATATAATGGGGCACTTGCAAGAAGAGACACCTCTCAAAGAAATTGTTTTGGCATTGCATCCCACACCGGCGGTTTGTGGACTGCCGCGCGATAAGGCCAAACAGGTCATTGAAGGTACCGAACACCATGACAGGGAATACTATACTGGCTATCTTGGCGAGTTGAACATTATAAAGAACAAGACCGCAGACCTGTACGTGAACCTGCGATGTATGCAGTTGAAGCCCGATCGGGCAACACTCTATGTCGGCGGTGGGGTGACCGGCGCTTCAGATCCGGAATCTGAGTGGCAAGAGACCCAGGGCAAAAGCCAAACCATGTTAGGGTTACTTTAG
- the menD gene encoding 2-succinyl-5-enolpyruvyl-6-hydroxy-3-cyclohexene-1-carboxylic-acid synthase: MNYSDIPAAQTIVAYCQVYGIKNIVISPGSRNAPLTLGFTKNTFFNCYSIVDERCAAFFALGMSTQLQQPTAIVCTSGSAVLNYYPAVAEAFYSHVPLVVISADRPRYKIDIGDGQTIRQENILEKHIGYSANLKQDVCHATEAINRLAPDLRADTQEAVQQFNSEEIGKALTVAISQKLPVHINAPFEEPLYGTQKGMSIATPEVDFFPKKNEAYFSELLSLWNNTKRKMVLVGVNRPDAIEQKYINRLGEDESVVVLTETTSNLYHENFFPSIDSIIAPIEMQQNREELFERLRPELLLTFGGMIVSKKIKAFLRRHRPKYHYHIGREQHNDTFFSLTQRLEMAPQDFFEVFFKDARPSKSSFRNSWSRFKTQYHQKRPEYLKQAPFCDFTAFSAIVESIPEQYQVHFANSSAIRYSQLFDIHQSVKMYCNRGTSGIEGSTSTAVGAAVHNGPPTLLVTGDLGFFYDGNALWNDYIRSDFRIIVVNNSGGGIFRILPGAENTKEFATYFETRHSLTAQQLCDLYGFEYTESNGLDELSKALIAFYKESKKPKLLEVFTPAELNDKILLAYFDFLSSKQL, translated from the coding sequence ATGAACTATTCTGATATTCCCGCGGCACAAACCATTGTTGCTTATTGCCAGGTTTATGGCATCAAAAATATTGTGATTTCGCCAGGTTCTCGAAATGCGCCACTTACCTTGGGGTTTACCAAAAACACTTTTTTTAATTGTTATAGCATTGTTGATGAACGTTGTGCCGCATTTTTTGCTTTGGGCATGTCGACCCAACTTCAACAACCAACGGCAATTGTCTGTACTTCGGGCAGTGCGGTGTTGAATTATTATCCAGCTGTCGCAGAGGCGTTTTATAGCCATGTTCCGCTTGTGGTGATTTCTGCGGATAGGCCCCGCTATAAAATCGACATTGGTGACGGACAGACGATTCGTCAAGAAAATATATTGGAAAAACATATAGGCTATTCGGCAAATTTAAAGCAAGATGTCTGCCATGCCACTGAGGCTATAAATCGATTGGCTCCCGATCTACGCGCAGACACGCAAGAAGCAGTGCAGCAATTCAACTCAGAGGAAATCGGAAAAGCCCTGACGGTTGCCATTTCCCAAAAACTTCCGGTTCATATCAATGCTCCTTTCGAGGAACCACTTTATGGAACCCAGAAAGGCATGTCCATAGCAACTCCTGAAGTGGATTTTTTTCCGAAGAAAAATGAAGCTTACTTTTCTGAGCTGCTTTCCCTTTGGAACAATACTAAAAGAAAAATGGTATTGGTGGGAGTGAATCGACCAGATGCCATCGAACAAAAGTATATCAATAGGTTAGGGGAAGATGAATCTGTGGTCGTGTTGACCGAAACAACTTCAAACCTGTACCATGAAAATTTTTTCCCGAGCATCGATAGTATTATCGCACCTATCGAGATGCAGCAAAACCGAGAAGAACTATTTGAACGATTACGCCCAGAACTGCTTTTGACCTTTGGCGGTATGATCGTCTCCAAAAAAATCAAGGCATTTTTACGCCGGCACCGACCAAAATATCATTATCATATTGGGCGCGAACAGCACAATGATACTTTTTTTTCATTGACCCAGCGCCTAGAGATGGCTCCCCAAGATTTCTTTGAAGTATTTTTTAAAGACGCAAGACCTTCGAAAAGTAGCTTCAGAAACAGTTGGTCAAGATTCAAGACCCAGTACCATCAAAAACGGCCCGAATATCTGAAGCAGGCCCCATTCTGTGATTTTACGGCTTTTTCAGCTATTGTTGAAAGCATTCCCGAACAATATCAAGTACATTTTGCCAATAGCTCGGCAATTCGGTATTCGCAGTTGTTCGACATTCATCAATCCGTTAAAATGTATTGCAATCGGGGTACCAGCGGTATAGAGGGCTCTACATCTACGGCAGTGGGAGCTGCTGTCCATAATGGCCCCCCGACCCTTTTGGTGACGGGTGACCTGGGTTTTTTCTATGATGGCAATGCACTTTGGAATGATTATATCAGGTCTGATTTTCGCATTATTGTCGTAAACAATTCAGGGGGCGGTATCTTTAGAATTTTGCCGGGCGCTGAAAACACAAAAGAGTTTGCCACTTACTTCGAAACAAGACATTCACTTACCGCCCAACAACTCTGTGATTTATACGGATTTGAATATACGGAGTCGAATGGTCTGGATGAACTGTCCAAAGCGCTGATAGCGTTTTATAAAGAATCTAAAAAACCCAAATTATTGGAAGTTTTTACACCCGCTGAATTGAATGACAAAATTTTGCTTGCATATTTTGATTTTCTATCTTCGAAGCAATTATAA
- a CDS encoding DUF2853 family protein, whose protein sequence is MSSRRDELIAKYAEDIQGKFGEDPDMDLLAKVAIGLGPAIYNLDASKVSGSDEKELETVKNNYLIKKLGLSDGPGLMDAVTSVIDRYGQSEKNKHRAVIYYMLCKHFGKESVYS, encoded by the coding sequence ATGAGCAGTAGAAGAGATGAATTAATCGCTAAGTACGCCGAAGATATTCAAGGCAAGTTTGGTGAAGATCCAGACATGGATCTGTTGGCCAAAGTGGCCATTGGATTGGGACCGGCAATCTACAATCTGGATGCTTCAAAGGTATCGGGGTCTGATGAAAAAGAATTGGAAACGGTCAAGAACAATTATTTGATCAAAAAATTAGGGCTTTCAGATGGGCCTGGCCTAATGGATGCCGTTACAAGTGTCATAGACCGTTACGGCCAATCAGAAAAGAACAAGCACCGTGCGGTGATTTACTATATGTTGTGCAAACATTTTGGCAAAGAGTCAGTGTACAGCTAA
- a CDS encoding S1 RNA-binding domain-containing protein encodes MIEVGNYNKLEILRSTSVGLFLGDGEGTEVLLPTKYMPETFSIGDETMIFCYLDHSERPVATTLTPKIIRNTFGYLKAEDVNEYGAFLDWGLEKQLMVPFREQALRMQKGKSYIVYCYLDEETFRLVASSRLNKFLNNTDADYNINDEVDLLVSRKTELGWEVIVDNKHSGLVFFSDVFKSIMVGDRMKGYIKKIRNDKKIDVALQPIGHRQLDANATRVYQKLLQAEGFLPFNDSSSPEEIRKHLEMSKKSFKKAIGVLYRERKISITEQGIRSTQSNN; translated from the coding sequence ATGATCGAGGTAGGCAATTATAACAAGTTGGAAATTTTAAGAAGCACCAGTGTAGGTCTTTTCTTGGGGGATGGTGAGGGTACAGAAGTGTTGTTGCCGACCAAGTATATGCCCGAAACGTTCTCTATTGGTGATGAAACCATGATTTTTTGCTATCTCGACCATAGCGAACGACCTGTTGCGACTACCCTCACGCCAAAGATTATCAGAAATACATTTGGTTATTTGAAAGCGGAAGATGTCAATGAATATGGTGCTTTTTTGGATTGGGGATTGGAAAAACAATTGATGGTCCCTTTTAGGGAGCAGGCATTACGTATGCAAAAAGGGAAAAGTTACATTGTCTATTGCTATTTGGACGAGGAGACCTTTCGACTGGTTGCCTCTAGTAGATTGAACAAGTTTTTGAACAATACGGATGCAGACTACAATATCAATGATGAAGTGGATCTATTGGTCAGCAGAAAGACAGAACTGGGTTGGGAAGTCATTGTTGACAACAAGCACAGTGGTCTTGTATTTTTCAGTGATGTCTTCAAGAGCATTATGGTCGGTGATCGAATGAAAGGTTACATCAAGAAAATACGAAACGATAAGAAAATCGATGTAGCGCTTCAGCCAATAGGACATAGGCAGCTTGATGCCAATGCCACACGGGTTTATCAAAAATTGTTACAGGCCGAGGGCTTTTTGCCGTTCAATGATAGTTCATCACCAGAAGAAATAAGGAAGCATCTTGAAATGAGCAAAAAGTCATTCAAAAAAGCTATTGGGGTGCTTTACCGTGAAAGGAAAATATCGATTACCGAGCAAGGCATAAGAAGTACACAATCAAATAATTGA
- a CDS encoding SPOR domain-containing protein, whose amino-acid sequence MPFIEENDLLDLHKDVEKAQIINERLLDQIKYKSKDLKRIKIQRNVLLGVTALFLVGTLAITSFTAGLSSSNKLDTQNNLLVSIDSLDAIKTRIDNLKQQNEELSLVNEFYLAKKFLEKEKIYSVQIKSFVDNNVTLASEALTNTLFVKTNPFYAYSLGNFETLDEARKFRQQLVNMGFEDAFVASYKDGQRVKIEDPY is encoded by the coding sequence ATGCCGTTTATTGAAGAGAATGATTTACTTGATTTGCATAAAGATGTGGAGAAAGCCCAAATCATTAATGAAAGGCTTTTAGATCAAATAAAATACAAAAGCAAAGATCTCAAAAGAATAAAAATACAGAGAAATGTGCTTTTGGGTGTGACGGCCCTGTTTCTTGTGGGCACCTTGGCCATTACTTCATTCACCGCGGGCCTTAGTAGTTCCAATAAGTTAGATACCCAAAATAATCTGTTGGTCTCAATCGATAGTCTTGATGCAATCAAAACAAGAATAGACAATCTAAAACAGCAAAACGAAGAGTTGAGCTTGGTCAACGAGTTCTATTTGGCCAAAAAGTTTTTGGAAAAAGAAAAGATATATTCTGTTCAGATAAAATCTTTTGTTGACAACAATGTAACATTGGCATCAGAGGCATTGACCAATACCCTTTTTGTGAAGACCAATCCTTTCTATGCGTACTCTCTCGGTAATTTTGAAACCTTGGATGAAGCACGAAAATTTAGGCAGCAACTGGTGAACATGGGTTTTGAAGACGCATTTGTAGCTTCCTATAAAGATGGTCAGCGAGTAAAAATTGAAGATCCCTACTAA
- the menA gene encoding 1,4-dihydroxy-2-naphthoate octaprenyltransferase: protein MKKIKTWLYAARVRTLPLSISGILVGTALAIAEGHFDLSIFVLALFTTISLQITSNFANDYGDGVKGTDDTRIGPKRALQSGMLSKSELKTGIGVMVVVSLVLSILLIFKAFALQAWVYTVVFLLLGVLSIWAALKYTMGASPYGYHGLGDVFVFAFFGLLAVVGSKFLFTKYITGDVFLPAITIGLLSVGVLNLNNMRDIESDRLHGKHTIAARLGYEKAKVYHYLILGLAFVSMLAYSIINYNGLLSAIYLLAFVPILLHIIKVTKTQNPLRLDSELKKLALSTFLLALLFLMAINYFL, encoded by the coding sequence TTGAAAAAAATTAAGACCTGGTTGTATGCCGCCAGGGTAAGAACACTTCCTCTTTCCATTTCCGGCATTTTGGTAGGTACGGCTTTAGCCATTGCCGAAGGCCATTTTGACCTTTCCATTTTTGTTCTGGCGCTTTTTACGACCATATCACTTCAGATCACATCGAATTTCGCAAACGATTATGGTGATGGGGTAAAGGGTACTGACGATACCCGTATTGGCCCTAAAAGGGCTTTGCAAAGTGGTATGCTATCGAAATCAGAATTGAAAACAGGTATCGGTGTAATGGTAGTTGTAAGTTTGGTGCTGTCAATTCTTCTCATCTTTAAAGCCTTTGCTCTACAGGCATGGGTATATACGGTGGTTTTTTTGCTTTTGGGGGTTCTCAGTATTTGGGCAGCATTGAAATATACCATGGGGGCATCACCATATGGCTATCACGGTCTCGGTGATGTTTTTGTCTTTGCTTTTTTCGGATTGTTGGCTGTGGTCGGCAGCAAGTTTTTGTTCACAAAGTATATTACCGGAGATGTATTTTTACCGGCCATTACCATTGGCCTCTTAAGTGTGGGAGTATTGAATTTGAACAATATGCGAGACATTGAATCTGATAGGTTGCATGGCAAACATACCATAGCGGCCAGATTGGGTTATGAAAAGGCCAAGGTGTACCACTACCTTATCTTGGGGCTGGCCTTTGTGTCTATGCTGGCCTACTCAATCATAAACTATAATGGACTATTAAGTGCGATATATCTCTTGGCATTTGTACCTATTTTACTTCATATTATCAAAGTGACAAAGACCCAAAATCCGCTACGGTTAGATTCAGAATTGAAGAAACTCGCGTTGAGTACTTTCTTACTGGCCTTACTGTTTTTAATGGCTATTAATTATTTTTTGTAA
- a CDS encoding LytTR family DNA-binding domain-containing protein, with protein MEHPIKILIVEDNVIIADDMQSMLEEIGYEVVDNVIVYEQAVEVLKNQHVDLVLIDIILASDKTGIDLGKHIREVYNIPFIFVTSNSDRATVENAKTVKPDGYLVKPFEQQDLYTSIEIALSNFNYSKKSSSATMSAEKDDGVVSNSVLKDSIFVKKQHLYYRIQFGDIQFIKADNVYLEVNTVDKKFLVRSPLKDYLEKLPRNKFYRAHKSYIVNVDHIDAINSKDIMINNTLIPISKEFKEFIISSMNS; from the coding sequence TTGGAACACCCCATAAAAATACTTATCGTTGAGGACAATGTTATCATCGCCGATGACATGCAGTCCATGTTGGAAGAGATTGGCTATGAGGTAGTTGACAACGTAATAGTCTATGAACAAGCGGTTGAAGTCCTAAAAAATCAGCATGTTGATTTAGTGTTGATCGATATTATTTTAGCCTCAGATAAGACGGGCATCGACCTAGGGAAACATATTCGGGAAGTTTACAATATTCCTTTCATCTTTGTGACTTCAAATTCTGACCGTGCCACTGTTGAGAATGCCAAAACGGTCAAACCTGATGGTTATTTGGTCAAGCCCTTTGAGCAACAAGACCTTTATACCTCTATTGAGATAGCGCTTTCAAATTTCAATTATTCCAAGAAATCTTCTTCTGCTACCATGTCAGCAGAAAAAGATGACGGCGTGGTATCCAACTCTGTGCTCAAAGACTCGATCTTTGTCAAAAAGCAACATTTATACTATAGAATTCAGTTTGGCGATATACAGTTCATCAAGGCAGACAACGTCTATTTAGAGGTGAACACAGTTGATAAAAAGTTTTTGGTGCGGTCTCCTTTAAAAGACTATTTGGAAAAATTGCCTAGAAACAAATTCTACAGGGCCCATAAGTCATACATCGTCAACGTTGATCATATAGATGCCATCAATTCCAAAGACATAATGATCAACAATACGTTGATTCCTATATCCAAGGAGTTTAAAGAATTCATCATTTCGTCCATGAATTCTTGA
- a CDS encoding sensor histidine kinase, giving the protein MRIHYCILAFLLLSFLFFGNVAFAQVEDTGNDRLQEFQQFATPKEKFDFFFASPYRYTESSAYDWLETTNVYLNSAQKTNDTLAVRLYKVIQSQLYNDLGDYDKSVATIKDLHDEMESLDVETRRMALNILDDNYGKLQLYDKQIEIRKQKREAGFTENITFYDIYANIGLNREAMNRYIMEVKPTIADNESFKLAKFYNQVGDFLRKDNSARTAINEYKKAMGYLEVFINDTAQQKTEQELIESDLLKAEIEGNIGKCHVMLKEFNEGVPLLESSITELKDFIESDKKEELVKNSLYLAEAYLNLEEYSKAKAHLDIDLEDTSIDYEMKKNRLLATYNDRTENFANATRYYKRNQRLRDSLQENESSILKQQLVAIVANEEIENSQRMIEEQKSANEQIRSEIQAKDERINLVFISLVFTLLGFAGLVYAYLKSIKNQRLIAQQKHIIENSLIEKDSLLKEIHHRVKNNLQMVSSLLSLQTKNTRSKAAIEALEEGKSRVKAMALIHQKLYQNDDLSVIEMQGYIESLINSVQSVYKKGGHNISITIDAEGTELDIDRAIPFGLILNELVSNSFKYAFPESDENGKIYIHLRKNGEQGYFEYTDNGVGLPDDTDERANSSMGIRLMNRLVNQLQSKLNIDKTNEGVRFWFNFN; this is encoded by the coding sequence ATGAGAATACATTACTGCATATTGGCCTTTTTGCTATTGTCTTTTCTCTTTTTCGGCAATGTGGCTTTTGCCCAGGTTGAAGATACGGGCAATGATAGGTTGCAAGAGTTTCAACAATTCGCTACACCCAAAGAGAAATTTGATTTCTTTTTTGCGAGTCCTTATCGCTATACTGAAAGTTCAGCTTATGATTGGTTAGAGACCACAAATGTTTACCTGAACAGTGCCCAAAAAACCAATGACACACTTGCTGTTAGGCTGTATAAAGTGATACAAAGCCAACTCTACAACGACCTTGGCGATTACGACAAAAGTGTGGCGACAATCAAAGATCTCCACGACGAGATGGAAAGCCTGGATGTTGAAACAAGAAGAATGGCGTTGAACATTTTGGATGATAACTATGGCAAACTGCAGCTATACGATAAGCAGATTGAAATACGCAAGCAGAAAAGGGAGGCGGGTTTTACAGAGAACATTACCTTTTACGATATCTATGCGAACATTGGCCTTAACCGTGAGGCAATGAATAGATATATTATGGAGGTCAAGCCTACCATTGCAGACAATGAATCTTTCAAATTGGCAAAGTTCTACAACCAGGTGGGTGATTTTCTTCGAAAAGACAACTCTGCTCGTACGGCAATAAACGAATATAAAAAAGCCATGGGCTATTTAGAGGTATTTATAAATGATACCGCCCAACAAAAAACCGAACAAGAGTTGATCGAAAGCGACCTATTGAAGGCCGAAATAGAGGGCAATATCGGCAAATGCCATGTGATGTTGAAAGAGTTCAACGAAGGGGTGCCGCTACTTGAAAGCAGTATTACCGAACTAAAAGATTTTATAGAAAGTGACAAAAAGGAAGAACTGGTCAAAAATAGCCTATACCTTGCCGAGGCCTACCTGAACCTAGAAGAATATTCAAAGGCCAAAGCACATCTTGATATAGATCTAGAAGACACCTCGATCGATTATGAGATGAAGAAAAACAGGTTACTGGCCACATATAATGATCGAACCGAAAATTTTGCCAATGCCACTAGATACTATAAAAGAAACCAGCGGCTAAGGGATTCACTGCAAGAAAATGAATCTTCGATATTGAAGCAACAACTGGTCGCAATAGTGGCCAATGAAGAAATCGAAAACTCACAACGAATGATCGAAGAGCAGAAATCTGCCAATGAACAGATTCGCAGTGAGATACAAGCAAAAGATGAGCGCATCAATTTAGTTTTCATTTCTCTGGTCTTCACTCTTTTGGGTTTTGCCGGTCTGGTCTATGCCTACCTAAAAAGTATCAAGAACCAACGATTGATCGCACAACAGAAACATATCATCGAGAACTCTTTGATAGAGAAAGATTCACTGTTGAAAGAAATACACCATAGGGTCAAGAACAACCTTCAAATGGTATCGAGCTTATTGAGCCTACAGACCAAGAATACTCGCAGCAAGGCCGCTATCGAAGCATTGGAAGAAGGCAAGAGCAGGGTAAAGGCCATGGCATTGATCCACCAAAAATTGTATCAGAACGATGATCTTTCGGTCATTGAGATGCAGGGCTATATCGAAAGTCTTATCAACAGTGTACAGTCGGTCTATAAAAAAGGAGGTCACAATATCAGCATTACCATTGATGCAGAGGGCACTGAATTGGATATCGATCGTGCTATTCCGTTCGGACTGATTCTCAATGAGCTGGTCTCAAATTCATTCAAGTATGCTTTTCCTGAGAGTGATGAGAATGGCAAGATTTACATACATCTACGAAAAAATGGAGAGCAGGGGTATTTTGAATACACCGACAACGGGGTTGGCTTACCAGATGACACAGACGAGCGGGCGAATTCGTCGATGGGCATTCGATTGATGAACCGATTGGTCAACCAGTTGCAGTCAAAACTCAATATTGACAAGACCAACGAGGGCGTTCGTTTTTGGTTCAATTTCAACTAG
- a CDS encoding o-succinylbenzoate synthase: MRASYRKHVLKFKRPSGTSRGILNEKETWFLIVYANGKHGIGECGILRGLSFDDVPDYEEKLEWTCKNIHLGKEALFAELKGYPSIRFGLEQALLSLKSPNPFELFPSDFTRKEVPIPINGLIWMGDKDFMLEQIKNKLDEGFDCLKMKIGAIDFDTELEILATIRSNFSKNDVELRVDANGAFTSQEAGHKLNLLAKYELHSIEQPIKPGNFGAMQQLCRHSPVPIALDEELIGIEGETKKVELLQNINPQYIILKPSLIGGFKSSLEWIGNAEKLKIGWWVTSALESNIGLNAISQWTYTLGNKMPQGLGTGGLYTNNFESPLQVKKGHLFYRKGLSWQPELIQKLCT; encoded by the coding sequence ATGAGGGCCAGTTATCGAAAGCATGTACTTAAATTCAAAAGACCGAGCGGTACCTCACGTGGCATCTTAAATGAAAAGGAAACATGGTTTTTGATAGTTTATGCCAATGGTAAACATGGAATAGGGGAGTGTGGAATTCTACGTGGCCTCAGTTTCGATGATGTGCCCGATTACGAAGAAAAACTAGAATGGACATGCAAGAACATCCATTTAGGCAAGGAAGCGTTATTTGCTGAATTGAAAGGGTATCCCTCGATACGGTTTGGATTGGAGCAAGCTTTACTTTCCTTGAAATCTCCCAATCCGTTTGAACTTTTTCCTTCAGATTTCACCAGAAAAGAAGTACCGATACCCATTAATGGCCTCATTTGGATGGGTGATAAAGACTTTATGCTCGAACAAATCAAGAACAAACTAGATGAGGGGTTTGATTGCCTTAAGATGAAGATAGGGGCCATTGATTTTGACACAGAATTGGAAATACTGGCCACCATCCGCAGCAATTTTTCAAAGAATGATGTCGAATTGCGTGTTGATGCAAACGGCGCGTTTACATCGCAAGAAGCGGGTCATAAACTGAACCTTTTGGCGAAATATGAACTGCATTCCATTGAGCAGCCCATAAAACCTGGCAACTTTGGCGCTATGCAACAACTTTGCCGTCATTCACCGGTGCCCATTGCCCTTGATGAAGAATTGATCGGTATTGAAGGAGAAACCAAGAAAGTAGAACTGTTACAGAACATCAACCCCCAATATATCATACTCAAGCCAAGTTTGATCGGGGGGTTCAAAAGCAGCCTGGAATGGATCGGCAACGCCGAAAAGCTCAAGATCGGATGGTGGGTCACCAGTGCCCTAGAGAGCAACATAGGGCTGAATGCCATTTCGCAATGGACCTACACATTGGGCAACAAAATGCCTCAGGGACTTGGTACGGGAGGTCTCTACACCAATAATTTTGAAAGTCCGCTACAAGTGAAAAAGGGCCATCTTTTTTACAGAAAAGGCCTATCTTGGCAACCAGAGTTAATTCAGAAACTATGTACATAG
- a CDS encoding CPBP family intramembrane glutamic endopeptidase, whose amino-acid sequence MYIEQGYKGNIGLWKYFVIPLAFFGLMTLNYLLIELLNLDVEAVIQSEIKRKGSNRFLFESLLPLAIGLFIVWGWTYLVHRQSISSLTTARRKVDWKRIFFAFFLWGGLTVVLTSIDIYLSPDDYVFNFDAPKFLVLAIIAVLLVPLQTSFEEYLFRGHMMQGLGILAKNKWVPLLVTSVLFGLMHIANPEVEKLGYGIMVYYIGTGFFLAIMTLMDDGLELALGFHAANNLITALLVTADWTAFQTNSIYKDVSEPALGWDALIPVFVIFPLILLIFAKKYHWKNWKEKLFGKVLTKEEFTTLQHEDVHMA is encoded by the coding sequence ATGTACATAGAACAAGGGTATAAAGGGAATATCGGTCTCTGGAAATATTTCGTGATACCATTGGCCTTTTTTGGATTGATGACGCTCAATTATCTACTTATAGAATTGCTGAACCTTGATGTTGAAGCTGTAATACAGTCTGAAATTAAAAGAAAGGGATCGAACAGGTTTTTATTCGAATCACTTCTGCCCTTGGCAATTGGTTTGTTTATAGTGTGGGGATGGACATATCTCGTGCACAGGCAATCTATTTCGTCATTGACCACGGCCCGCAGGAAAGTTGATTGGAAACGTATATTTTTTGCCTTTTTTCTTTGGGGCGGTCTAACGGTGGTATTGACAAGTATCGACATTTACCTTTCCCCCGATGATTATGTGTTCAATTTTGATGCCCCAAAGTTTTTGGTACTGGCCATTATTGCCGTATTGTTGGTTCCGCTCCAGACCAGCTTTGAAGAATATCTCTTCAGGGGGCATATGATGCAGGGGTTGGGCATTCTGGCCAAAAATAAATGGGTGCCCTTGCTAGTGACCTCTGTATTGTTCGGGCTCATGCATATTGCAAATCCTGAGGTTGAAAAATTGGGCTACGGTATTATGGTCTATTATATCGGAACCGGTTTTTTTCTGGCAATCATGACCCTGATGGATGATGGCCTTGAGCTGGCCTTAGGTTTTCATGCTGCAAACAATCTGATTACCGCCCTTTTGGTTACTGCAGATTGGACCGCCTTTCAAACGAACTCGATCTACAAAGATGTATCAGAACCGGCCCTTGGCTGGGATGCCCTGATACCTGTCTTTGTGATATTTCCCTTGATACTGTTGATATTTGCCAAAAAGTATCATTGGAAGAATTGGAAAGAAAAACTATTTGGCAAGGTTTTGACCAAAGAAGAATTTACAACTTTGCAGCATGAAGATGTACACATGGCGTGA